In bacterium, the sequence TTTGGACCCCGTTGGTGCAGGCGCCACAAGATTTAGGAACTATTTAGTAGAGAAAATACTAAACGAGGTAAAGGTAGACATAATAAGGGGAAATGCCTCTGAAATCGGAGCAATTTGCGGTCTGGAAAGTAAGACGAAGGGAGTTGACTCCATAACGAAACCGGAAAATATTCTTGAATCCGCTATCGAATTTAGCAAAAAAACAAGAACTATTGTCGCAATTTCAGGGGCGATAGATTACATTATAAAAGGAGATAATGTTTTGGAATGTCACAATGGAGTACCTTTGCTTGGTAAAATAACCGGGTCCGGTTGTGCAGTATCTTCCATAATCGGAGCTTTTGCAGCTGTAGAGGAGGATAAAGCCTTTGCTTCCCTTTTTGGCCTTGCTCTCTTTGGGGTGGCAGGGGAGCTCGCCTCTAAGAATGCCACAGGCCCCGGGGGTTTCTACTCCCTTTTAATTGACAGGCTTTACAATCTAACACCTAATGAATTTTCAGAAAACTTGAAGTTTGAGGTAAAAAGGAGCGAGAAATGAAAGAAAAGAAAATTACTGAAATCATAATCAGGAACCATTTTAATCACCTTTTAAGCGCCATAGAAAGTGATATAATCATTGCCGGGGGTGGTCCTTCCTCCTTGGTGGCCGGATATTACCTGGCCAAGACCGGTAAAAAAGTCACGATTCTTGAAAAGAAACTATCTCTCGGTGGAGGAACCTGGGGAGGAGGAATGGGTTTCAAATTTGCTGTAGTGGAAGAGGCATGCCTCCCCATCCTGAACGACATGGGCATAAGATACAAAAAAGAGGAAGAGGACCTCTATTCCGTTGATTCCAT encodes:
- the thiM gene encoding hydroxyethylthiazole kinase; protein product: MNIKEKAQKALENIKNLSPLVHNITNYVAANFQANALLAIGASPVMAHSEDEVEDMVSIANSLVLNIGTPTKTMINSMIIAGKKANELKKPVILDPVGAGATRFRNYLVEKILNEVKVDIIRGNASEIGAICGLESKTKGVDSITKPENILESAIEFSKKTRTIVAISGAIDYIIKGDNVLECHNGVPLLGKITGSGCAVSSIIGAFAAVEEDKAFASLFGLALFGVAGELASKNATGPGGFYSLLIDRLYNLTPNEFSENLKFEVKRSEK